The following coding sequences are from one Nitrospirota bacterium window:
- a CDS encoding alcohol dehydrogenase → MRHRRIIVTHYGGPDALRVVEEERPEPKEGEARVRVLAAGVSLPDLLMREGVHPETPPLPFTPGWDLIGVVDRLGAGTSGIEPGQMVAALPISGAYAEFVCLPQRELVPVPPGLDAAEAVSLVLNYVTAYQMLHRSAHVRPGQRVLIHGAAGGVGSALLQLGRLAGLEMYGTCSLRGASAVSDLGGIPIDYEHQDFVKEVHRLTPEGVDVVFDSIGGTHIWRSRKALRPGGRVVAYGLTGSLRGGRLASGHSGGRHRFRAIAIFGLYIAGGWLLPGRKRVVPYSIQWLKRLRPALFRQDVIALFDLLQQHKIKPLIAQRLPLAEARQAHELLGKGGVTGKIVLVLNGSSRESGSA, encoded by the coding sequence ATGAGACACAGGCGCATCATCGTCACGCACTACGGCGGGCCCGACGCGCTTCGGGTGGTTGAAGAAGAGCGCCCCGAGCCGAAGGAGGGTGAAGCGCGGGTGCGAGTGCTGGCCGCAGGTGTCTCCCTACCCGACCTGCTGATGCGCGAGGGCGTTCATCCCGAGACACCCCCGCTGCCCTTCACGCCTGGGTGGGATCTGATTGGTGTGGTGGATCGGCTTGGCGCCGGTACCTCTGGAATCGAACCGGGCCAGATGGTGGCCGCGCTGCCGATCAGCGGCGCGTACGCGGAGTTCGTCTGCCTGCCGCAACGCGAACTGGTTCCGGTGCCACCCGGGTTGGACGCCGCCGAGGCCGTCAGCCTCGTGCTGAACTACGTCACGGCCTACCAGATGCTGCATCGTTCGGCTCACGTCAGACCGGGCCAGCGCGTGCTGATCCACGGCGCGGCAGGCGGGGTCGGCTCGGCGCTCTTGCAGCTTGGGCGCCTCGCCGGGCTGGAGATGTACGGAACCTGTTCATTGCGGGGAGCGTCGGCCGTGTCCGACCTGGGCGGCATCCCGATCGATTACGAGCATCAGGACTTCGTCAAAGAAGTTCACCGCCTCACGCCCGAGGGCGTCGACGTGGTCTTTGACAGCATCGGTGGCACCCATATCTGGCGTTCCCGCAAGGCGCTCCGTCCCGGCGGGAGGGTCGTGGCCTATGGCCTGACTGGCTCGCTGCGCGGGGGACGATTGGCTTCAGGTCATTCAGGTGGTCGTCATCGCTTTCGCGCCATCGCCATCTTCGGGTTGTACATTGCCGGCGGCTGGCTTCTCCCGGGCCGGAAACGGGTCGTCCCCTACAGCATCCAGTGGCTGAAGCGGCTGAGACCGGCCTTATTTCGACAGGATGTGATCGCCTTGTTCGACCTTCTGCAGCAGCACAAGATCAAGCCGCTGATCGCTCAGCGATTGCCTCTTGCCGAGGCGAGACAGGCGCACGAGTTACTCGGGAAGGGAGGCGTGACAGGCAAGATCGTGCTCGTGCTCAACGGGTCATCGCGGGAGTCGGGATCGGCGTAA